One Triticum dicoccoides isolate Atlit2015 ecotype Zavitan chromosome 4B, WEW_v2.0, whole genome shotgun sequence genomic window carries:
- the LOC119291269 gene encoding cyclin-A3-1-like, with product MEVSDEESVTGPARTPDTDSEPEQPDPAAAPAAIAPYPGDIDDETEADLARLLDSSEQPDPAALRAGMEPYLGDIDRYMRSLEASRRPRDDYIWTTQEDINPKMRAVLVDWLVDVSCTFRLPADTLHLAVSYVDCFLTASVIKWHELQLLGVTALLVAAKYEDDIFVHEVQRYRGVTANTYTTKQVVKMETDILKSLNFEMGSPTARTFLRRYITVCRGRDRAKAKKLEFLCSYLAELSLLDYDCIQFNPSVVAAACLFLARFIISPTARPWNLTLQRNTKYKVSDLKSCILMIHKLQLNGYPGLKEDAIKVKYNDRELEHVSAMDPPENIPLRFLKDIGQ from the exons ATGGAGGTCAGCGACGAAGAGAGCGTGACCGGCCCCGCCCGCACGCCGGACACGGACTCGGAGCCGGAGCAGCCGGACCCCGCCGCGGCCCCAGCGGCTATCGCGCCGTACCCCGGGGACATCGACGACGAGACCGAGGCCGACCTCGCCCGCCTGCTGGACTCCTCGGAGCAGCCTGACCCCGCCGCGCTCCGGGCGGGTATGGAGCCGTACCTCGGGGACATCGACCGATACATGCGGTCCCTGGAG GCATCGAGGAGGCCGAGGGATGACTATATCTGGACAACACAGGAAGATATCAATCCCAAGATGAGGGCGGTCCTAGTTGACTGGCTGGTGGACGTGTCTTGTACATTCAGGCTTCCTGCTGACACACTTCACCTTGCAGTTTCATATGTCGACTGCTTCCTCACAGCAAGTGTCATTAAATGGCACGAGTTGCAATTACTTGGTGTGACCGCATTGCTTGTTGCTGC GAAATATGAAGATGACATATTTGTGCATGAGGTCCAAAGATACAGGGGCGTTACTGCCAACACGTACACCACGAAGCAG GTTGTGAAGATGGAGACTGACATACTGAAATCTCTTAACTTTGAGATGGGGAGTCCTACTGCAAGAACTTTTCTACG GAGATACATAACTGTTTGCCGCGGACGCGAT CGCGCAAAAGCAAAGAAGCTGGAGTTTCTGTGTAGCTACCTTGCAGAATTGAGCTTGCTGGACTATGACTGCATACAGTTCAATCCATCAGTTGTTGCTGCTGCCTGCCTTTTTTTGGCCAGGTTCATAATCAGCCCAACTGCCCGTCCTTGG AACCTGACGCTGCAAAGGAACACGAAATACAAGGTCTCTGATCTCAAGTCTTGCATCTTGATGATACACAAATTGCAGTTGAATGGATATCCGGGCCTGAAAGAAGACGCCATCAAAGTCAAGTATAATGATCGCGAG CTTGAGCATGTGTCGGCAATGGATCCACCTGAAAATATCCCTCTGCGTTTCCTCAAGGACATCGGACAGTGA
- the LOC119291268 gene encoding mannose-1-phosphate guanyltransferase alpha-like, producing the protein MAGPEQRVVAVIMVGGPTKGTRFRPLSLNVPKPLFPLAGQPMVHHHISACRRIPNLAQIYLIGFYEEREFALYVSSISNELRIPVRYLREDKPRGSAGGLYSFRDYIMEDSPAHIVLLNCDVCSSFPLPDMLEAHKKYGGMGTLLVNKVSAESANQFGELVADPETNELLHYTEKPETFVSDLINCGVYIFTPKILIAIEDVLKQKKDRANLRRVSSFEALQSATKAIPADYVRLDQDILSPLAGKKELYTYQTLDFWEQIKTPGMSLRCSGLYLSQFRHTSPHLLASGDGKKGATIVGDVYIHPSAKVHLTAKIGPNVSISANARIGAGARLISCIILDDVEIMENAVVIHSIVGWKSTVGKWSRVQGEGDHNAKLGITILGEAVDVEDEVVVTNSIVLPNKTLNASVQDEIIL; encoded by the exons ATGGCCGGCCCCGAGCAGCGCGTCGTCGCCGTCATCATGGTCGGCGGCCCCACCAAAG GGACGCGGTTCCGGCCGCTGTCGCTCAACGTGCCCAAGCCGCTCTTCCCGCTCGCCGGCCAGCCCATGGTGCACCACCACATCTCTGCGTGCCGCCGC ATCCCCAACCTGGCGCAGATATACCTCATCGGCTTCTACGAGGAGCGGGAGTTCGCGCTCTACGTCTCCTCCATCTCCAACGAGCTCAGGATCCCTGTCAG GTATCTGAGGGAGGATAAGCCGCGCGGGTCGGCTGGAGGGCTCTACAGCTTCAGGGACTACATCATGGAGGACAGTCCG GCACACATTGTTTTGCTGAACTGTGACGTCTGTTCTAGCTTCCCCTTGCCAGACATGCTCG AGGCCCATAAAAAGTATGGAGGCATGGGCACTTTGCTAGTCAATAAG GTATCTGCGGAGTCAGCCAACCAATTTGGCGAGCTAGTAGCTGATCCTGAAACAAATGAACTGTTACACTATACGGAAAAACCAGAGACTTTT GTGAGTGATCTCATAAATTGCGGAGTCTATATATTTACACCCAAGATATTAATTGCTATCGAGGATGTCCTAAAACAGAAGAAAGACAGAG CTAATTTGCGCCGTGTATCCAGCTTTGAAGCTCTTCAATCAGCAACGAA GGCAATTCCGGCAGATTATGTTAGGTTAGATCAAGATATCTTATCTCCTCTAGCAGGAAAGAAGGAACTTTACACATACCAGACACTTGATTTTTGGGAACAGATCAAGACCCCAGG GATGTCTTTGAGATGCTCTGGCCTATATCTCTCCCAGTTCCGCCATACCTCTCCTCATCTTTTAGCCTCTGGAGATGGCAAAAAGGGTGCCACTATTGTAGGTGACGTGTACATCCATCCATCTGCGAAGGTGCATCTAACTGCAAAG ATTGGTCCCAATGTTTCGATATCAGCAAATGCACGCATTGGAGCAGGTGCCAGGCTTATCAGTTGCATCATTCTGGATGATGTCGAAATTATG GAGAATGCAGTTGTCATACATTCAATAGTAGGGTGGAAGTCAACAGTAGGGAAATGGTCACGTGTACAG GGTGAAGGTGACCACAATGCCAAACTTGGTATCACCATTCTTG GTGAAGCCgttgatgttgaagatgaagtagTTGTAACTAACAGTATCGTGCTCCCAAATAAAACTCTCAATGCCAGTGTGCAAGATGAGATCATCCTATAA